The genomic segment GTGAAGGGaacatatatttatagttttgtgGCTATAATTCTTTgttgaaaaatttatatatatatatatatatatatatatatatatatatatatatatatatatatatatatatatatatatatatatatatatatatatatatatatatatattctagtCGGCATGAGCAGTTTTCTGCGTacgttcaaaataaaataaaaataaaaattgtcaaCCTCGCTTCATATTTAACACTTTTTAACCGAtgacatatattaataaatttttagaatGTGTTGTTTACtcttattttatgatatttcgaAGTGTTTTTCACCATTTTATCTGGGTTTGTAAAACTACAACTTTTAtaaatcttttcaattttattttaataaagatataCCTTACGACTTATTTTGAgacattcttttcattttaataatttctataaCTAATGTAATAGAATTATTCTTACCAGCGTAATTTTTTCAGACTCTATATTTTAACCAATATAAGACATTAAGTTGAGGAAGAAACGAACTTTTTTAGAAAAAGCTGCTCATAATTAGAGCCATGCACGTTGTCAGAGAGACTAGAAAAATAGACCTTCTCTACAATCTTAAACAACATGAAGCAAACAATGAAAGAATAGGTAAATTAATTTACCAAACTCACCATTCTAGAATAATTCTACTTTTTCATATGTTTCTTTCAAGTTGTGACGACATTCACGTACttcacataaaaatattaattgatgtAAGTTCCAATTTCTTCTTACTTctttaaataatcattttatgaaattttaaatgcTTGCTTTATCAACCTGTTGCTGTTTCCAATCGCAAAACTTTCTCTTTCAGGAAAAAAACACACGCCATATACGTGTGCATATATAATTCTATGAAATATGCTTAGAATAGGTTGCATGAGATGTTTATAAAATAAGGATTAATTGTGCTTCTATAATAACAAATTCTTAGGAATTCTATATGTTGTTTCTGATTACGTTTTGTTTTTGAAGTTACATGACATTCatactttctttaatttaataatttattttttaatatttcaaagaaGAATATTTGTTTCTatgcaaataatttttacatCAAGTAATTAAGAACATGGTTTGTGATCTCAGTCCATTGCCCTTTTCAGATATCATAGGATTCCCTTGGCGTACCCTACAAGATGAAAAGCAAGTTGGAACATTGACATTGACGTGGTTAGCATAAGAAGAGCGAATGTGGCAAGTGCAAAAGAAGGTCTAGTGTTCATTAACACTCTTTGCAATACTCCAACTGCTTCACATACATCTGAATCGTAATTCTGGAAGTACTTTTTCTCCCATTCGTTCCAGTCGGAAGAATCTTTACCCTTCGTTTCCAGTGTCTCAATCTCTCGAATTCGCATTCTGAGAAGGATCATGTTGTCGTCCACCATCTTCCCCTCGTAGTGGTGCCCAAAAGAGTCACTTTTTGATGCACATATTAAGCTCCTACGAGGTGTGGTGACATTAGAGAACACCTTGTGTTCTCGTGAAAGTGGTTTTGATAAGAACACATGGGAACGTAGAGAGGTTGCTTGCATTTTTTAGAACTTGAAAATGGTTCAAAGGGATCAAATGTTGCAATGGGTAAAATTGTGATTGGAATGTTATTATGGGGATGAGAATGCAATGCGTTATTTataaatgtgtgtgtgtgtgtaaaatAGCATGGGAAGTGATATTGGAGGTCAAGGAAAGGGGAGGACGGTGGAGTGGAGGAATGGGCGTAAACCGAAGATTCGAAGAAAGAGAGATTGGGAATTACGGCAGAGCATGTAATTGGGGTTGAAGGTAGCGTGCACATCGACTTGAAGTTGAATGTTTCGTACGCTAAGAGAACCTTCTTGTCTTGAATAACTTTTGTTCTGTTTGTTCTGTACATAACTGCCCAACATTATGGCCATAATATATTGCAATTTGGAAGACAgttcaatttttaaatcaaataaaaatagcTAATCATAAGATGATCGATAATGGGGCCAAGCCAAAGAGCTACGCtacaatattaaattaaattatttgaatgctGACGTTTCAGATGACtctattgattttttttttttgacatggtagctttatttaataaattttaaagcaaAATGATATTGTAAGAATAATATACGTGATTCGGAAATTAAacaagtaaaaagtaaaaaaaatcaatgcaGATTGATAAATTGAAGTCGTGATACCACCATGACGCTAACAAAGGTCAAATCTTTGGGGACGAGAAATAGCTATTTAACGTCCCATGATCGGTTTAATTCTatggaaaataaaagaaaaggatacagaataac from the Vigna angularis cultivar LongXiaoDou No.4 chromosome 3, ASM1680809v1, whole genome shotgun sequence genome contains:
- the LOC108322060 gene encoding uncharacterized protein LOC108322060, whose amino-acid sequence is MQATSLRSHVFLSKPLSREHKVFSNVTTPRRSLICASKSDSFGHHYEGKMVDDNMILLRMRIREIETLETKGKDSSDWNEWEKKYFQNYDSDVCEAVGVLQRVLMNTRPSFALATFALLMLTTSMSMFQLAFHLVGYAKGIL